In one window of Corallococcus silvisoli DNA:
- a CDS encoding condensation domain-containing protein — protein sequence ALTPALRVPPPLTRTSHEGLLPLSFAQQRLWLLDQLQPEDASYNLPTALQLSGHVDVEALRRTFEALVARHESLRTTFEEHQGQPSQRIHAPRDWTLPLVDLSALPAEQRQEAARRLADEEMRRPFHLDRGPLLRSTLVRLDEADHLLLVTMHHIVSDGWSMGVLVREVAAFYEAFTTGTTPALAPLPVQYADFATRQRQWLQGETLDAQIDYWKRQLSGAPAALELPTDHPRPPVQSHRGATVEVRIPAQLVETLKALAQHEGATPFMALLAAFQVLLSRYSAQDDVSVGSPIAGRTQAETEGLIGFFINTLVLRAQVEPKATFRELLAQVRGTTLAAYEHQHLPFEKLVEAVQPTRDLSRSPLFQAMFVLQNTPTEALRLPGLSFQALPLEAHFAKFDLSLGLRENRGEWLGTLEYATDLFEASTIQRMAGHFGVLLEAIASKPDSRLMDLPLLTSPERQQLLLDWNPPALRTQYEASIHAWVEAQVR from the coding sequence GCCCTCACGCCAGCCTTGCGCGTGCCGCCGCCCCTCACTCGGACTTCGCATGAGGGCCTGCTGCCGCTTTCCTTCGCCCAGCAGCGTCTGTGGCTCTTGGATCAGCTCCAGCCGGAGGATGCGTCCTACAACCTCCCCACCGCGCTCCAGCTCTCCGGCCACGTGGACGTGGAGGCGCTGCGCCGCACTTTCGAGGCGCTGGTCGCGCGTCACGAATCCCTGCGCACCACCTTCGAGGAGCATCAGGGTCAGCCCTCGCAGCGCATCCACGCCCCGCGGGACTGGACGCTGCCGCTCGTGGACCTCTCCGCCCTGCCCGCCGAACAGAGGCAGGAAGCAGCGCGCCGACTGGCCGACGAGGAGATGCGTCGCCCATTCCATCTCGATAGAGGCCCACTGCTGCGCAGCACGCTGGTGCGCCTGGATGAAGCGGACCACCTGCTGTTGGTGACGATGCACCACATCGTCTCCGACGGTTGGTCCATGGGTGTCCTCGTCCGGGAGGTGGCGGCCTTCTACGAAGCCTTCACCACGGGCACGACTCCGGCGCTCGCGCCCCTCCCCGTGCAGTACGCCGACTTCGCGACGAGGCAGCGCCAGTGGCTCCAGGGCGAAACCCTGGACGCGCAGATCGATTACTGGAAGCGGCAGTTGTCCGGTGCGCCCGCCGCGCTGGAGCTACCCACCGACCACCCGCGTCCGCCCGTGCAATCGCATCGTGGCGCCACTGTGGAGGTGCGAATCCCCGCGCAGCTCGTGGAAACACTCAAGGCCCTGGCCCAGCATGAGGGCGCCACGCCCTTCATGGCGTTGCTCGCCGCCTTCCAGGTCCTCCTGTCGCGTTACTCCGCTCAGGACGACGTCAGCGTGGGCTCTCCCATCGCGGGACGCACCCAGGCGGAGACCGAAGGCCTCATCGGCTTCTTCATCAACACCCTCGTCCTGCGTGCGCAGGTCGAGCCGAAGGCGACGTTCCGCGAACTGCTCGCACAGGTGCGCGGCACCACGCTCGCCGCCTACGAGCACCAGCACCTGCCCTTCGAGAAGCTCGTCGAAGCCGTGCAACCCACTCGTGACCTGAGCCGCAGCCCTCTCTTCCAGGCCATGTTCGTCTTGCAGAACACGCCCACCGAGGCGCTGCGTCTGCCGGGCCTGTCCTTCCAGGCACTCCCCCTGGAAGCCCACTTCGCCAAGTTCGACTTGTCCCTGGGCCTGCGGGAGAACCGTGGAGAATGGCTCGGTACACTGGAGTACGCGACGGACCTCTTCGAGGCGTCGACCATCCAGCGCATGGCTGGCCATTTCGGCGTGCTGCTCGAGGCCATCGCCTCGAAGCCCGACTCCCGCCTCATGGACCTGCCTCTGCTCACCTCCCCTGAGCGCCAGCAGCTCCTCCTCGACTGGAATCCTCCCGCGCTGAGGACACAGTACGAGGCCAGCATCCACGCCTGGGTCGAAGCCCAGGTGCG